ttcttgtagtgccCTTGTCTGGCTTTGGGATCAGGTTAAGGATGATCTTCTAAAGTGAATATGGAAGTACTCCTTCCACTTTGATTTTTTGAAGTAATTTGaaaagaattggtattagttctcctttagatgtttggtagaattcagaaGTGAAGCTGTCCAGTACTGACTGGGTTTTTCTCTGATGGAAgactttttcttactgattcattgtccttactcattattgatctgttcagattttctatttcttcatcattCAGGGGGGCATAGTTTGTATGTGTAtggaaatttatccatttcttctagattatctGATTTTTTGACAAATAATTGCTCATAGTAGTTTCATATGATCCTTTGGCTTCCTGTGGTATCAcctgtaatgtctcctctttcatttctgatcttatttgaatcttctctctttgTTCCTTCTTAGTAATCTAGTTAaggatttgtcaattttgtttaccttttcaaaaaaccGACTgttagttttgttgttttatttttctaacacttttctattctctatttcatttatttctactctgatctttgttatttccctCCATCTGCTAGCTTTGGACTTAGTTGGttcttctttttatagttctttgatGTATAccattagattatttatttgagatttttcttcttttttgatgtaggcatttatcatcataaatttcccttttagGACTGCTTTCAGTGTATCACATGACTTTTGGTATTTCCATTTTAGTTTAtcccaaggtattttattttatttatttattttattgtatttattttttgagacaaagtctcactctgttgcctgggctagagtgctgtggtgtcagcctacctcatagcaacctcaaaatcctgggctcaaaaaatccttctgcctcagcctcccgagtagctgggactagcaggcatgcgccaccatgcacggctaatttttcctatatatttttagttgaccaattaatctctttctatttttaatagagatggggtcttgttcttgctcaggctggttttgaactcctgaccttgagtgatcctcctgtctcagccccccagagtgctaggattagatgtgagccaccacacctggccatcccaaggtattttaaaattttatttcttctatgatCTTTTGGTTGTTTgagagcatgttgtttaattccACATATTTGTGTGTTATTCTAgatttctcctattattaatttctagtttatgtcatcagaaaagatacttgatatgatttcaatccttttaaatatgttaaaatttgttttgtggcTGCACAAATAACCTATCTTGGAAATGTTTTGTGTACacttaagaagaatgtgtattattCTACTGTTGGATGAAGTATTTTGTATACGTACGTTATGTCCGTTTGGTCTAAAGCATAACTCAAGTCCAATGTTTACTTATTGATTTTATGTCTAGATCTGTCTATTGTTCAAagtgggttctttttttttttaatttcagagctttacagggatacaaatgctttggttacataaattgcctttaaGTGGATTATTGAAGTCCCCTATTATTTtgcagtctatctctcccttccAATCATTCAATAATTGCTTCATGTATTTAGGTGCTCCAATGTTGGTTGCAcgtatatttaaaatcattttgtcttcatgacaaattaatttatttatcattatgaaaagactatttttataCTTGTTGATGTAgtctattttttataatgtaagtATAGCCACGCTTGCTCTCTTTCAGTTTCtgtttgcatagaatatctttttccagtCTTTCACTTTCAGTATGTGTGTCCTTGCTACTAAAGTGAGTATCTTATAGGAAGCATATGGTTGGaacttgttttttcttaattcattcaaTGACTCAATATGTTTTCATCAGATAATTTCATCTATTTACATTCAAGATAATTATTGGTAGATAAAAAATTGCTACTgccattttgtaatttatttttttattgttttgtaggttctttctttcttcttctcttgctgTATTTCCTTGTGGTTCAATGGTTTTCTGTGATGATATGCTttgaatcctttctttttatatgttttgcaACTACTATAGGTTTTGCTTCATGATTACCATTAGGTTAACATAAAATATCTTGTCCTTATAACAGTCTACTTAAAACTGACAACAATTTGCATTTAATTGTATACAAAAACTCTCCATTTTCACTCCTTCTCCCttaccttttataattttgatatcaAAATTTAGTATTTAAGTTGCTTTACACACCACCCTTAAGAGTATTAGAGAATTCTAAGTAAGTTGTCAAATATATTTCTGTGAGTTGTTCAAAATGTTCCCTTACCATCCTTTTAGTATCTGTGAGATCTGTGGTGATATCCCCTCTTTAATTCCTGATCTTGCTAATATGACTTCTAGAGCAGTTGAATAAGATCAATGAGAATTGACATTCTTGCCTTGATCTTATTCTGTTTTCcctctgttcatgttttttattatttttttatttcaggaaaatatgagagtacaaacattttgattacattttatatctttgcctctccctagcaaaggttagaggtatgctcctcccctccacaatgctcactgcatccgtcagttgtgagtctaccccacaaccccctaatccctggagaacaccaccaccatttgagcaccatagtgtttatcagtcagtaccagtttgataACAAGTACAAGTGAAgtccatttcttcttctcttgtgtcacctcacttcagataatgggcttgagctcaatccaggaaaatataagtggtgctagatcactgtcatttcttataattgagtaatattccattgtatacatataccaaattttaataatctactcatgaatttgatgggcacttggattgtttccacatcctggCAATAgttaattgtgctgccataaacattcgggtgcacatgtctttattatagaatgtcttatgctcttttgggtagatgcctaataatgctattgctggattgaatggtgtttctatttttagctctttgaggtatctccaaattattttccacagaggttgcacaatgagatatcatctaacctctgctggtgttttgttttgttttgtttttctctgtttgtcACCCTGATTAGATGTTCAACAATACTACACAGCTCTttcaaaaaacaacttttggttttattgtttttctctattgtctttttgttttcaattttattgatttctggtcttattttttcatattggAAATCCTCTCAgaagttatacattttattttcaacaatcAATTTTCTAAGATAATTTTTAGAGAACTGgtaaattttgtatgttttaaaatttttggtagaaatCAACAATCCATCAATCCTTAGTTCTCTTTGTTGGattatttaagtatatattcatttattttcgtAGATATAGAACTATGTAAGTTACATTTTCATCTTGAATGAGACTTGATAGATTGTGTCTTTTAAAGTATTAGTTCATTTCATGTACTTTACCCAATATATATGCAgagttttcaatatatttaatttcatctttttaataccTATATAGTCTATAATAACATCATACCTGATGAAttgtatcttctctctttttttcagattattcTCACAAAAGTTTTATCAATGTTATACATTCTAAGAATAAGCTTTTGACTTCATTATTctcattattctattttctattttcttcatttttgtgtttttatttcttttcttctgtttagatgtttttatttgacttttaagaTGCAGATTGCCTAAAATATCAAAGGTACTTATGAGAAATCACACAGCAATAACAACATTCATCTTGTTGGGACTTACAGATGACACACAGCTGCAAGTTTTGGtttttatcttcttatttctGACATACATTCTGAGCATAATTGGAAACCTGACCATTATCATTCTTACCCTGATGGATTCTCATCTTAAAAcacctatgtatttttttcttcgaAACTTCTCCTTTTTAGAAATCTCATTCACAACAGTCTGTATTCCCAGATTCTTGTATAGCTTATCAACTGGGGACAATACCATTACTTATAATGCCTGTGCcagccaaatattttttattggacTCTTTGGGGCCACGGAATTTTTTCTCCTGGCGGCCATGTCCTATgatcgctatgtggccatctgtaaACCCCTGCATTACATGACCATCATGAACAACAGAGTCTGCACTATCCTTGTCCTCTGCTGCTGGATCTCTGGATTGATGATCATCATCACACCACTCGGTATGGGCCTCCAGCTGGAATTCTGTGACTCCAATGCCATTGATCATTTTGGCTGTGATGCATCTCCTCTTTTTAAGATCTCATGCTCAGATACTTGGTTCATAGAACAAATGGTTATAATCTGTGCAGTACTGACATTCATTATTACACTAATAGGTGTGATTctctcttatatatatattatcaaaaCAATTCTCAGATTCCCCTCTGCTCAGCAAAGGAGAAAAGCTTTTTCCACTTGTTCTTCTCACATGATTGTTGTTTCCATCACTTATGGCAGTTGCATTTTCATCTATATCAAGCCTTCAGCCAAAGAAGAGGTGGATATTAATAAAGGGGTATCTGTGCTCACTACATCCGTTGCCCCTTTGTTGAACCCCTTCATTTATACCTTGAGGAATAAGcaagtgaaacaagctttcaaTGACACAAtcaaaaaaattgcatttatcTTACACAAGTAAGAGCATGCTGAACTTGagcaactaaataaaaatgaaatattggttTCTTAACATCTTTTCTGGAAGTCCTAACTAGTTCAGCCAGATTAATGTTCTCACACTTGAATCTTGATTTGTGAAACTACTTAGatcaaagaatttctttctttctttaatctcGAACAGAATTCTttattaagtgaaaagaacagaattctttattaattaattcTATTATTAAGTGAATATGAAGATTTATTTCCAGGAAATTaaatatgtcttcatttttcatttggatttttaaatattattcaaaaataaattatataacttgataaaatagtatttatgatTACTGAGAAATTTTTGGAACAATGGTTTTGaaaaacttctttattttaaacatgtagatatgctgaaacatttaaaatataaaaagaggcaTTTAATCTTGCTTTAAGGTATTAatcaagtaaaattaaaacatactgcAACCAAAGGGAGAAAACAAATACCAAGAATCTGGAAACAAATATGGCCTACAAAGGATACCAGCAAGCCAGAATATTTACTACTTTAAAAATTTGGAGTAAAAGTTAGAACATAGCTGTTTGACAgtaacatgcacacacacatctctgtatacacacacaaacagaaaaaaataaaaataacaagaagaCTTTCCTTCTAGTTTTGTCAGAGAAACAAGTATGAGTTTGTGCTTTCTGCCAGAAATAACCATAAAACTGAATCAACTATATGAGGAAACTTTTGACAACAAGCAGCTCAAAATGCTATCCTCCAGAAAAGGGAAATGTAGTGCAATAAATAAGCCTCTAATTGGCACTAACTCAGCTTGCACTATGAGCTAGAGACTAAGCCCAGCATGATTGTTTCTCTGAGCTAAATTGGTAAAGATTGAGGCAGATGAAATGGTTAGCATCTACAGGTTGAGGAGGAGGGATCTGTGCAAAAGGAGTCTGTGTGTGACGTTTCCCACGTGTACTTGACTGAGGGATTGACTGGATACATTCAGGGCAAGAGTAGTCTAGGATTACCAGAGACAAAGCTGAGTATTGAACAAGATGCTGAAGGCCAAGTAATCTGTGAGCTTGAAGTTTTGGTTCAGGCAAAGTAAAGAGACCTTGTTAATATCTCCTAAAAACTACAAGTTTGTAGCTGAATACTACCACTTAGGAGTACCTTAGGAGTAAGGACCACATCCTAGAGCAAGAGGCAGTACTTAGGTCTGAGGGCAAAAATTCATTTACCACATGTTcttgtaaataaacttttattagaaTATGTCCACAGCCATTCACTTGCATAGTGCCTATTGTTTTCAACAGTAGAGTTGAATAGTTTAACAGAGACCTCAAGCatcaaaaagccaaaaatattgaTTATCTAGCCTTTTACATAAAAAGCTTACACACATTTGGTGtagaatttactttttcatttttatgatttttatcatttGGGAAGAAATAATGAGAGATAGATTGCTATGCACCTACACTCTCTTCATTTACCCAGATATATCTAAGAAGCAGCTCTTAAACTTCCTGGTCACCTAAAAGAATTCAGTTAAGTCCATGGCTCTGCAGTCTCTCCATTTGTCCCTGAATGTATTTCAAAACAGATTTTGAGGATGTGGTGGCAATCTGGCTGCTACATCTGTCACACCATTGATCACCAGGGTTGATTCGGCTGATCTGGCTGGCAAGGTGGGTGTCTCTTTCCTCCCTCACCGCTCCATGTGCATCCCTCCTCTCCCGAAGCTGCGCACTGGCAATTGGTCTAAGAAGACAACCTTCCCCTACAGAGGAGGGTCGTTCTTCAGTCAAGTATATACAAGTAGCTGCactcccctgctagaacctccaaacaacctctcaaaacaattttgaaagatcATGAATTTTGGGAATCCTGCCTCTTCTATCCAACCTAGATCTCACActaacaatgaaaattaaaacccatCAGTTTTTTATAACAAATAGGGAAGTCACCTGCTTTgtcatttaaaaggaaattatgttCAGCCCACTCATTTCTATAAATCTTGAATCTCACCTCAATCCTCCCTGAATATAATAAACCACATTGTGCAATTCAAAAATAACCCACCTATTCCCTATGGCCTCTTATTTCTGGTTAAGGTTATCTGCATGATCTGCCTGCCAGTTTGCTAACATCTTTTATGTGTCATAAATGTAAGATATCATCCCTCTCAAATGCGGTTTGGCTGAAATGTCACACATCCAGATATTCCCACACTTGCATAAAAACAGTCATTCATTTTTGAACAAGACTACCTTGAGCTAAAGGGACTACCCAAGATGAAAATTTTTGACACTGGTTCTTATTTAATTCTGCTGGAAAAAATTAACTGCTTTCCTAAAAATAGTGTATTTACTAATCTTTATGTTAGATTtgtctcacattttaaaaaatgaagatttctggTCCTTGGCATTCAAAATAGatattagaaatttctttttaaaaattcaaataaaatttaaaattacatatgtcaaaaaagccatatatgacaaacccatggccaacatcatactgaatggggaaaaattgaaaacattcccacttagaactggaaccaaacaAGGTTGCCCTTTAtgaccacttctattcaacatagtgctggaagtccttaccagaacaatcagacaagaaaaagaaatcaagagccTCCAAAAGGGTCAAAcaatcactctttgctgacaatgtGATCTTACATCTacaaaatcccaaagattctgccatgagatgactggaattgataaacaaattcagcaaagtctcaggttacaaaatcaatgtacacaaatcagtagcattcctatgtgcccacaacagtcaaactgagcaCCAAGtcaaagacttaatacccttcacagtaacaacaaagaaaataaaatacctaggaatatatttaattaagaaggtaaaagacctctacagggagaactaggaaacactgaggaagcaaatagcagaggatgtaaacaggtggaaaaccataccatgctcatgggccagcagaatcaatattgttaaagtgtctatactacctaaagtgatctacagattcaatgcaatccctactaaaataccaacacatttttcacagatctagagaaaataattctacgcttcatatggaataagagaagaccccatatagcaaaagcaatcttatgcaaaaagaacaaattgggaggcatcaatttagcatacttcaagctatactagaaggctatagtaactaaaacagcattgcaATGGCACAAGACCAGAGGCATAGACCAGTGAACCCAGAtttaaaatcatcctcatatagccatataatctttgacaaagcagacaaaaacatacactggggaaaagaatccttattcaataaatggtgctgggaaaagtggaaaGCCACAcatggaagactgaaacaggatccacagctttcacctctcacaaaaatcaacttacagtggataacagacttaaacctaaagtgtaaaactataagaattctagaagaaaatgttggaaaaattcttatagacatcagcctaggcaaagaatttatgaagaagaccccaaaggcaatcacagcaacaataaaaataaataaattggactgatcaaattaaaaagcttctgcatagccaaggaaactatcacaagagcaaacagacagcctatagaatgagagaatatatttgcatgttttacatccaataaagggctgataacttgAGTCTAtgaagaactcaggaaaatcagcaagaaaagctCAAACAACtctgtcaaaaagtgggcaaagacatgaacagaaatttctcaaaagaagatagactaatggctaacaaacatatgaaaaaatactcaacatctctaatcatcagagaaatgcaaatcaaaaccacaatgaggtatcacttatctccagtgaaaatggcctttat
This Microcebus murinus isolate Inina chromosome 10, M.murinus_Inina_mat1.0, whole genome shotgun sequence DNA region includes the following protein-coding sequences:
- the LOC105865681 gene encoding olfactory receptor 6C2-like, which produces MRNHTAITTFILLGLTDDTQLQVLVFIFLFLTYILSIIGNLTIIILTLMDSHLKTPMYFFLRNFSFLEISFTTVCIPRFLYSLSTGDNTITYNACASQIFFIGLFGATEFFLLAAMSYDRYVAICKPLHYMTIMNNRVCTILVLCCWISGLMIIITPLGMGLQLEFCDSNAIDHFGCDASPLFKISCSDTWFIEQMVIICAVLTFIITLIGVILSYIYIIKTILRFPSAQQRRKAFSTCSSHMIVVSITYGSCIFIYIKPSAKEEVDINKGVSVLTTSVAPLLNPFIYTLRNKQVKQAFNDTIKKIAFILHK